From a single Notolabrus celidotus isolate fNotCel1 chromosome 7, fNotCel1.pri, whole genome shotgun sequence genomic region:
- the toporsa gene encoding topoisomerase I binding, arginine/serine-rich a, with protein sequence MSAIKVALQQRQKNGRRKTTETLSAEASPDSKCPICLDVFNNIAYLDLCLHKFCFRCIHEWSKNKAECPLCKQPFHSIYHTIKSEQDFKKYDLKPLDNGSFGTFGGVRFRYRTTLTEVRRSMPPPDNGVMFEASTNLPLQRQDRYVRRMLATLAAKRRAASEGRVVNNVREQEMVNFRRELYRQGVRVRNVRDGGRSRDTSAEFFRRNPACLHRLIPWLKRELIVLYGAHGSLVNIVQHIIMSRITRYDMEDGAIQEELRPFLQGRTEHFLHEFISFAKSPFNMEAYDQHAVYDCPAPSSNDSSSSSSVIAISEDEELSTELDPQGDSTSTLSQSMWDDETPGPSYSTTAEQNRAECLSVADSDSDSSEDETHELRATLQQMSPHTRTDLPQEEVNKEDCLTSDSDDCVIVGFVKPTTERTPELVKLSSDSDESAVEDTKEVPLLPQHIRFTSLSPVASQSSGAGLSENPETDYQVDTKERYSSSTSSRHNTSSKSDRKERNKRFDSNDTSRERQRSKDRDHRRRRRSRSGEGRHSIRSPVNTHSSVSTLSRDRGYSYSTSRDFYSKCETNYKRRDDDRSYQSYRHYSQARKDKGMHYTERHSYYYSTSKHSDQHTHSRSRSCSKDSRRRDRRHSRSRSYSSSRSPTAKKRSHHDKPGGKRKYKTRHLEEPSDVLANFNADGETSTPTRKKSKEKHHKKSKERSRKTSRSLSVELVNEENSHERSKRHKKKKKHKKKSKRHRSNERTEKHSPAVITIDSDSDSFANGSATQAPDSEAVMNIETPTVCGEN encoded by the coding sequence ATGTCAGCAATCAAAGTTGCCTTGCAGCAGCGCCAGAAGAATGGCAGAAGGAAAACCACTGAGACGTTATCTGCAGAGGCGTCACCAGACTCCAAGTGTCCCATCTGTTTGGATGTGTTCAACAACATTGCTTACCTGGACCTTTGTCTGCACAAGTTCTGTTTCCGCTGCATTCATGAGTGGTCTAAGAACAAAGCAGAGTGCCCGCTGTGCAAACAACCCTTTCATTCGATTTATCACACTATAAAATCAGAGCAAGACTTCAAGAAGTATGACCTGAAGCCGCTGGATAATGGCTCTTTTGGAACTTTTGGGGGAGTGCGGTTTAGATACCGCACGACTCTAACGGAGGTCCGTCGATCGATGCCTCCTCCAGATAATGGGGTTATGTTTGAGGCTTCAACAAACCTTCCTCTACAGAGGCAGGACCGTTATGTTCGACGTATGCTCGCGACGTTGGCAGCAAAGAGGAGAGCTGCAAGTGAAGGCAGGGTGGTGAACAATGTCAGAGAGCAGGAAATGGTTAACTTCAGGAGGGAACTCTACCGCCAAGGGGTGAGGGTTCGAAATGTTCGTGATGGTGGCCGCTCAAGAGACACCTCAGCTGAATTTTTCAGAAGAAACCCTGCTTGTCTACATAGACTTATCCCCTGGCTCAAAAGAGAACTTATTGTGCTTTATGGAGCCCATGGCTCTTTGGTCAACATAGTTCAACACATTATCATGTCCCGGATCACACGTTATGACATGGAGGATGGAGCTATTCAGGAAGAGCTCAGGCCATTCCTCCAGGGCCGCACAGAGCACTTTCTGCACGAGTTCATCAGCTTTGCAAAGTCTCCCTTTAATATGGAGGCCTATGACCAACACGCTGTCTATGACTGCCCAGCACCGTCTTCAAATGACAGCAGCTCTAGCTCGTCTGTAATTGCTATCTCAGAGGATGAGGAACTCTCTACGGAATTGGATCCCCAAGGAGACTCCACATCTACCCTGAGCCAGTCTATGTGGGATGATGAGACGCCAGGGCCTTCATATTCTACAACAGCAGAGCAGAACAGGGCAGAGTGTCTATCCGTtgcagactcagactcagacagcAGTGAGGATGAGACACATGAGTTAAGAGCTACTCTGCAGCAAATGAGTCCCCATACCCGAACAGATTTACCACAGGAGGAAGTAAACAAAGaagattgtttgacttctgACAGTGATGACTGTGTCATTGTTGGCTTTGTCAAGCCAACAACAGAAAGGACTCCAGAGCTGGTGAAACTCTCCTCTGACTCGGATGAGTCTGCTGTTGAAGATACTAAAGAAGTGCCTCTTTTGCCACAACACATCCGCTTCACCAGTCTCAGTCCTGTCGCTTCACAGAGCAGTGGTGCTGGACTGTCAGAAAATCCAGAAACAGATTATCAAGTGGATACAAAAGAAAGATATAGCTCTTCAACATCTAGCCGACACAATACATCTAGTAAAtcagacagaaaagaaaggaacaaaagaTTTGACAGTAATGATACATCTAGAGAGAGGCAGCGGTCAAAGGATAGAGACCATAGGAGAAGAAGGAGGTCTAGAAGTGGAGAGGGCAGGCACTCTATCCGAAGTCCTGTAAATACCCACAGCAGTGTCAGCACTCTGTCCAGAGACAGAGGGTATTCTTACTCCACTAGCAGAGACTTTTACTCTAAATGTGAAACTAACTATAAAAGGAGGGACGATGATCGCAGCTATCAGTCATACAGACATTACAGCCAAGCGAGAAAGGATAAAGGGATGCATTACACAGAGAGGCATTCCTATTACTACAGTACTAGCAAGCACTCAGATCAGCACACCCACTCTCGCTCCAGGAGCTGCAGCAAGGACTCCAGAAGGCGAGACAGGAGGCATTCTCGATCCAGGTCCTATTCCAGCAGTCGTTCTCCTACAGCGAAAAAGAGATCTCACCACGACAAGCCCGGTGGAAAGAGGAAATACAAAACAAGGCATTTGGAGGAACCATCCGACGTCCTCGCCAACTTTAATGCTGACGGCGAAACTTCTACTCCCACGAggaaaaagagcaaagagaagCATCATAAAAAATCCAAAGAGAGGTCGAGAAAGACGAGCAGGAGTCTGAGCGTGGAGCTCGTCAACGAGGAAAACTCTCATGAGAGAAGCAAGCGacataagaaaaagaagaaacacaaaaagaagagcaaaaggcACAGGAGTAATGAACGCACAGAGAAGCACTCGCCTGCCGTCATTACTattgacagtgacagtgatTCTTTTGCTAACGGTAGTGCCACCCAGGCCCCTGATTCTGAAGCAGTCATGAATATTGAGACTCCTACAGTTTGTGGTGAGAACTGA
- the ndufb6 gene encoding NADH dehydrogenase [ubiquinone] 1 beta subcomplex subunit 6 — MSGYTPDEKLRVEQLSKLRRQWLKDQVLSPREPVLPAKAPGAIQKFWTGFLEPKSLWRLYTYKAYKGGVFTFTRLLLPAWVVHYYVKYHLAERPYGIVTLKPRLFPGDTILETGEVVPDLPESHGHH, encoded by the exons ATGTCTGGGTACACACCGGACGAGAAGCTCCGCGTCGAGCAGCTTTCAAAGCTCCGGAGACAATGGTTGAAGGACCAGGTGCTCAGCCCCAGAGAGCCCGTGCTGCCAGCCAAAGCTCCCGGCGCGATCCAGAAGTTCTGGACTGGCTTTCTGGAGCCCAAGAGCCTGTGGAGACTTTAC ACCTACAAAGCATACAAAGGTGGAGTCTTCACATTTACACGGCTGCTGCTACCTGCATGGGTTGTTCACTACTATGTGAAATACCATTTGGCT GAAAGGCCATATGGCATTGTGACATTGAAACCCAGGCTGTTCCCA GGTGACACCATCCTGGAGACGGGTGAAGTTGTTCCAGATCTCCCTGAGAGCCACGGTCATCACTGA
- the LOC117815268 gene encoding PRELI domain-containing protein 1, mitochondrial-like → MVKYFSNSIDIRSTWDHVVSAFWQRYPNPFSTHVLTEDVVYREVTADHRLLSRRLLMKTNRLPRWAEHIFPSGMSRSVYIVEDSIVDPVNRSLTTYTWNLNHTTLMSVEERCVFQDSEEQPATTLLKREAWISSGVYGFSRPIQEFGLARFKSNQVKSMKGLEYALSNLQGEAPQRPLRDSVKDASEKAKEAAKSLASAASAPQKPQQYV, encoded by the exons ATGGTCAAATATTTCAGTAATAGCATAGACATCAGGAGTACGTGGGACCATGTTGTCTCTGCTTTTTGGCAGAGGTACCCAAACCCATTCAg CACCCATGTTCTCACAGAGGACGTTGTGTACCGGGAGGTGACTGCGGACCACAGGCTTCTCTCCAGACGCCTCCTGATGAAGACCAATCGACTGCCTCGCTGGGCGGAGCATATCTTCCCCTCCGGCATGTCTCGCTCTGTGTACATCGTTGAGGACTCCATCGTGGACCCCGTGAACAGGAGCCTGACCACCTACACCTGGAACCTCAACCACACCACTCTCATG TCGGTTGAAGAGCGTTGTGTTTTCCAAGACTCAGAGGAGCAGCCCGCCACCACCCTGCTGAAACGGGAAGCGTGGATATCGTCAGGTGTTTATGGATTCTCCAGACCTATTCAG GAGTTTGGATTGGCCCGTTTCAAGAGCAACCAGGTGAAGTCCATGAAAGGGCTGGAATATGCGCTCTCCAACTTACAGG GAGAGGCGCCACAGCGGCCACTCAGGGACTCAGTGAAGGACGCTTCAGAGAAGGCCAAGGAGGCAGCCAAGAGCCTGGCCTCAGCTGCTTCAGCCCCGCAGAAACCTCAGCAGTACGTCTGA